One genomic window of Acidovorax radicis includes the following:
- the zapE gene encoding cell division protein ZapE translates to MTVKQAYLAELAAKGYQSDPAQLRAVDALQRCADDWAAYKAQRSNTLKKLINRPDIPRGVYMYGGVGRGKSFLMECFFNAVPLKRKVRLHFHEFMREVHRELAGLQGTVDPLDVLGARIAKRYKLICFDEFHVADITDAMILHRLLAALFQNGVGFVTTSNFKPDDLYPDGLHRDRILPAIALLNERLEVVNVDNGTDYRRRTLEQVKLYHTPLGPQADAQMNEAFDQLAEVRDEDPVLHIEAREIRSRRKAGGVVWFDFRTLCGGPRSQNDYLEIATQFHTVLLSDVPHMPVSMASPARRFTWLVDVLYDRRVKLIMSAAVLPEQLYTEGPLAHEFPRTVSRLNEMQSKEFLSLERRTVDTGLT, encoded by the coding sequence GTGACTGTCAAACAGGCTTATCTGGCCGAGTTGGCCGCTAAAGGCTACCAAAGTGACCCAGCGCAGCTGCGTGCGGTAGATGCCCTGCAACGCTGCGCGGATGACTGGGCTGCGTACAAAGCACAACGCTCCAATACGCTCAAGAAGCTGATCAACCGCCCGGATATTCCACGGGGTGTGTACATGTACGGCGGGGTGGGGCGGGGTAAAAGCTTTCTGATGGAGTGCTTTTTCAACGCGGTTCCCCTCAAGCGCAAGGTGCGCTTGCACTTTCACGAGTTCATGCGCGAGGTGCACCGCGAACTCGCTGGCCTGCAGGGTACGGTAGACCCGTTGGATGTGCTCGGCGCGCGCATTGCCAAGCGCTACAAACTCATCTGTTTTGATGAGTTTCACGTGGCGGACATCACTGACGCCATGATCTTGCACCGCTTGTTGGCGGCGCTGTTCCAGAATGGTGTGGGTTTTGTCACCACATCCAATTTCAAACCTGACGATCTGTATCCGGATGGTTTGCACCGCGACCGCATCTTGCCAGCCATTGCGTTGTTGAACGAAAGGCTTGAAGTCGTCAACGTGGACAACGGCACCGATTACCGTCGGCGTACGCTCGAACAGGTGAAGCTGTATCACACGCCGCTGGGGCCGCAGGCCGATGCGCAGATGAATGAGGCGTTTGACCAATTGGCCGAAGTGCGCGACGAAGACCCTGTGCTGCACATCGAAGCCCGCGAGATCCGGTCGCGCCGCAAGGCGGGTGGCGTGGTCTGGTTTGACTTCAGGACCCTTTGCGGAGGGCCACGTTCGCAAAACGATTATCTGGAGATCGCAACGCAGTTCCACACGGTGCTGTTGTCGGATGTGCCCCATATGCCAGTGAGCATGGCATCGCCTGCACGGCGTTTCACGTGGCTGGTGGATGTGCTTTATGACCGGCGCGTCAAACTCATCATGTCGGCGGCGGTGCTCCCTGAGCAACTCTATACCGAAGGCCCGCTAGCGCACGAGTTTCCTCGAACTGTCTCGCGGCTGAACGAGATGCAGTCCAAGGAATTTCTGTCGCTGGAGCGGCGTACCGTAGATACAGGACTCACATGA
- a CDS encoding PP2C family protein-serine/threonine phosphatase — protein sequence MTKAFRLIASTGIHKGDREYQQDQVALISHERHNGCVLGVIADGMGGRSGGRKASDQVMMTARQLFERYSPDTDDAAAMLKSMVEEAHIVIRLTAISAEQEPHSTIAAFLINPRGDCHWVHAGDSRIYHFQGPRMAFRSSDHSYVQALVDRGELTEAEANNHPHSNILVGCLGTESDPPITTHVIPQLQPGDVLLACSDGVWHYFSPTELASVVDSLSPREATEFLIDKARSRARGGGDNLSLVVVKIEALVEEKKIARLTPVDLGRV from the coding sequence ATGACCAAAGCGTTCCGCCTCATCGCATCCACCGGCATCCACAAGGGTGACCGTGAATATCAGCAAGATCAGGTCGCCTTGATCTCCCATGAGCGGCACAACGGCTGTGTGCTGGGCGTGATTGCCGATGGCATGGGTGGGCGCAGTGGCGGGCGCAAGGCTTCCGACCAGGTCATGATGACTGCCAGGCAGCTGTTTGAACGCTATTCGCCCGATACGGATGACGCGGCAGCAATGCTCAAAAGCATGGTTGAAGAAGCCCACATCGTCATCCGGCTCACGGCCATCTCGGCAGAACAGGAGCCCCACAGCACGATTGCCGCGTTCCTCATCAACCCCCGCGGCGACTGTCACTGGGTGCATGCAGGTGACTCGCGCATTTACCATTTTCAAGGTCCGAGAATGGCATTTCGTAGCAGCGACCACTCTTACGTGCAGGCGCTGGTCGACCGGGGTGAACTGACCGAAGCGGAGGCCAACAACCACCCGCACTCCAACATTTTGGTCGGGTGTCTCGGCACCGAGAGTGATCCGCCCATCACCACCCACGTGATTCCCCAGCTGCAGCCTGGGGACGTCTTGCTCGCCTGCAGCGATGGCGTATGGCATTACTTTTCACCGACGGAACTGGCCTCGGTGGTGGATTCACTCTCCCCACGCGAAGCCACGGAGTTTTTGATTGACAAAGCCCGCTCCCGCGCACGTGGGGGCGGCGACAACCTGTCGCTGGTTGTCGTCAAAATCGAGGCCCTGGTAGAAGAGAAAAAGATCGCCCGCCTCACCCCCGTCGATCTCGGCCGCGTTTGA
- a CDS encoding ATP-dependent DNA helicase, with amino-acid sequence MSLAAMVSEVFARDGVMSRADPQFQPRDGQTQMAQAVAVTIEKGGALVVEAGTGVGKTFAYLVPVLLSGERVLLATATKALQDQLFARDLPRLVQTLGLPVRVALLKGRASYLCLHRMKQACHDMPAHERSVARVLTKVREWSHSTLSGDLAELTGLDDRSPVIPLVTSTRENCLGSQCPNFRECHVHIARREALAADIVVINHHLFFADVAVRESGMAELLPTVRVVVFDEAHQINETGVQFLGLNLSTGQLLDFSRDVLAAGFDQARGLADWLALSRHVELSARDLRLAVEATPRGAKIRWMDEIPEGVPAQGWQDALRGVAVACAQAQEALDTVSEISPDFVRLYERGAELLARLARFAGPCTADGVRWLDVGAQLRLIESPLDIAQAMRARVLAAPSVAAEEDGWPEESSGGPGRAWIFTSATLGTDERLTWFTEPAGLEDAQVLRVESPFDYALQAALHVPRHLPSPSDPSHSRQLADWVGDAAGRLGGRTLVLTTTLKALRAIGDVLKARFTGPGALEVLVQGDWPKWRLMERFREGASAGRPGCLLVASATFWEGFDVPGDALELVVIDKLPFPPPGDPLVEARIRRIEIAGGKAFTAYALPEAAVALKQGAGRLIRRESDRGILVVGDTRLVTMGYGKRLLAALPPMRRLDSAEDFNTALLALTRPSTTDPICL; translated from the coding sequence ATGAGTCTGGCCGCCATGGTTTCGGAGGTATTTGCCCGTGACGGCGTGATGTCGCGGGCCGATCCGCAATTTCAGCCGCGCGACGGGCAAACCCAGATGGCCCAGGCGGTGGCGGTCACCATCGAGAAGGGTGGTGCACTGGTGGTGGAGGCGGGCACGGGCGTCGGCAAAACGTTTGCTTATCTCGTGCCCGTGTTGCTCAGTGGTGAGCGGGTGCTGCTCGCTACGGCCACCAAAGCGTTGCAGGACCAGCTTTTTGCGCGTGATCTACCGCGTTTGGTTCAGACACTTGGCCTGCCGGTGCGCGTAGCGTTGCTCAAGGGGCGCGCCAGCTATTTGTGTCTGCACCGCATGAAACAAGCGTGTCACGACATGCCCGCACATGAGCGCAGTGTGGCGCGCGTGCTGACCAAGGTGCGCGAGTGGTCCCACAGCACCCTATCAGGCGACCTGGCTGAATTGACAGGGCTGGATGACCGCTCGCCGGTGATTCCGCTGGTTACCTCCACCCGCGAAAACTGTCTGGGCTCCCAGTGTCCCAATTTTCGGGAGTGCCACGTGCACATCGCGCGGCGCGAGGCGCTGGCGGCCGATATTGTGGTGATCAATCACCACCTTTTTTTTGCGGATGTGGCGGTGCGAGAGTCGGGCATGGCCGAGTTGTTGCCTACAGTGCGCGTGGTGGTCTTTGATGAGGCGCACCAGATCAACGAAACCGGGGTGCAGTTTTTGGGGCTGAACCTCTCCACAGGGCAACTGCTTGATTTCAGCCGTGACGTGCTCGCGGCGGGGTTTGACCAGGCGCGTGGATTGGCCGACTGGCTTGCGCTATCCCGCCACGTAGAGTTGTCGGCGCGGGATCTGCGTTTGGCGGTGGAGGCCACGCCGCGTGGCGCCAAGATCCGTTGGATGGATGAAATCCCCGAAGGGGTCCCCGCGCAAGGGTGGCAGGACGCGTTGCGCGGTGTGGCAGTGGCCTGCGCACAAGCGCAGGAAGCGCTCGACACCGTCAGCGAAATTTCCCCCGATTTTGTGCGTTTGTACGAGCGGGGGGCGGAGTTGTTGGCGCGTCTGGCTCGTTTTGCTGGCCCGTGCACCGCTGATGGGGTCCGCTGGTTGGATGTGGGGGCGCAGTTGCGGCTGATTGAGTCGCCTCTGGACATTGCTCAAGCGATGCGTGCCCGCGTGCTGGCGGCGCCCTCAGTGGCGGCAGAGGAGGACGGGTGGCCCGAAGAGTCCTCCGGGGGACCAGGCCGGGCATGGATTTTCACGTCTGCCACCTTGGGCACTGACGAGCGGTTGACTTGGTTTACCGAGCCTGCCGGACTGGAAGACGCCCAGGTGTTGCGCGTTGAAAGCCCCTTTGACTATGCGTTGCAGGCCGCACTGCATGTGCCGCGGCATTTGCCGTCGCCCTCCGATCCGTCGCACAGCCGCCAACTGGCCGACTGGGTGGGAGATGCTGCGGGGCGACTGGGAGGGCGCACCTTGGTTCTCACGACAACGCTCAAGGCCTTGCGAGCCATTGGCGATGTACTCAAGGCACGTTTTACGGGGCCTGGGGCGCTGGAAGTGCTGGTGCAGGGCGATTGGCCCAAGTGGCGACTGATGGAGCGTTTCCGTGAGGGGGCGAGTGCTGGCCGGCCAGGCTGTCTGTTGGTGGCGTCGGCCACTTTCTGGGAGGGGTTTGACGTCCCAGGCGATGCGCTTGAGTTGGTCGTGATTGACAAGTTGCCGTTTCCGCCACCTGGAGACCCCCTGGTCGAGGCGCGCATTCGTCGCATCGAGATCGCCGGAGGGAAGGCCTTTACCGCCTATGCGCTCCCTGAAGCGGCGGTGGCACTCAAACAGGGAGCTGGCCGTCTGATCCGCAGAGAATCGGACCGGGGCATTTTGGTGGTGGGCGACACCCGACTCGTTACCATGGGCTATGGCAAACGCCTGCTGGCTGCGTTGCCTCCCATGCGGCGGCTCGATTCTGCCGAGGACTTCAATACCGCTTTGCTGGCACTTACCAGACCTTCCACCACGGATCCGATTTGCCTTTGA
- a CDS encoding outer membrane protein assembly factor BamD: MLRAPLPLVSALLFAGLLAGCANTKDDPTAGWSPNRIHAEAKDELDSGAYDKAVPLFEKLEGRAAGTPLAQQAQIDKAYAQYKGGEKAQAVATLDRFMKLHPASPALDYALYLKGLVNFNDNLGLFSFISRQDLSERDQKAAKDSFEAFSELVTRFPESRYARDAQQRITYIVNSLAQYEVHVARYYYQRGAYVAAINRAQSALADYQNVPALEEALYILIQSYDALGMAQLRDDTRRVMEKSYPGSAYVTGGFKGKSDPWWKVW, translated from the coding sequence ATGTTGCGTGCCCCCCTGCCCCTCGTTTCCGCCCTGCTATTTGCTGGTTTGCTGGCGGGTTGCGCCAACACCAAAGACGACCCTACCGCGGGCTGGAGCCCCAATCGCATCCACGCGGAAGCCAAGGACGAACTGGACAGCGGCGCTTATGACAAAGCCGTCCCGCTGTTTGAAAAGCTCGAAGGCCGTGCGGCAGGAACCCCTTTGGCACAGCAGGCACAGATCGACAAGGCCTACGCACAATACAAAGGCGGTGAAAAGGCCCAGGCGGTCGCCACCCTTGATCGCTTCATGAAGTTGCATCCCGCCAGCCCGGCACTCGACTATGCGCTGTACCTCAAGGGCCTGGTGAATTTCAACGACAACCTCGGCCTGTTCTCGTTCATCTCTCGACAGGATCTGTCGGAGCGCGACCAGAAAGCCGCCAAGGACTCATTCGAAGCCTTCAGCGAGTTGGTCACCCGTTTCCCGGAGTCGCGTTATGCACGGGACGCGCAGCAACGCATAACGTACATCGTCAATTCCCTGGCGCAATATGAAGTTCACGTGGCACGGTATTACTACCAGCGCGGCGCCTATGTGGCAGCCATCAATCGGGCCCAGTCTGCCCTGGCGGACTACCAGAACGTTCCAGCGCTGGAAGAAGCGCTGTACATCCTGATTCAATCCTACGATGCACTGGGCATGGCGCAACTGCGCGATGACACGCGCCGCGTGATGGAAAAATCCTATCCTGGCAGCGCCTACGTGACCGGCGGTTTCAAAGGCAAATCGGATCCGTGGTGGAAGGTCTGGTAA
- the dnaE gene encoding DNA polymerase III subunit alpha — protein sequence MFVHLRLHTEFSVVDGTNRIDKVAKAAAQDGQPALAITDLNNLFGAIKFYKEARGKGVKPILGAEIFLEAEGGGAPSRVIVLVQSRQGYLNLSELLARAWTRNVVKNLALCTWAWLEELSEGLIALAGAQAGPVGQALLKGDESGAADIALRLAGIFPHRFYIELQRAGRVDDESHVLAAAQLAARLNLPVVATHPVQFAAADDYEAHEARICIAEGEILANPRRVRKFTRDQYFKSSAEMQALFADLPSAIANTVEIAQRCNLTLVLGKPQLPDFPTPNGMPIEEYFRIASFEGLEARLELLYPNTTERDRQRARYEERLKFEIGTILKMGFPGYFLIVGDFIQWAKNNGCPVGPGRGSGAGSLVAYALKITDLDPLEYNLLFERFLNPERVSMPDFDIDFCQSNRDRVIDYVKDKYGKNAVSQIATFGTMAAKAAIRDVGRVMDMSYTFCDGISKLVPGKPGMSYTLQYPPDPKKEGDKNNYALELEPLLYERVRKEEDVKTVIEMAQKLEGMTRNIGMHAGGVLIAPGKLTDFCPLYQQPGSESAVSQYDKDDVEAIGLVKFDFLGLATLTILEIAREFIAKRHKGQENFTFETIPLDDGPTYRLFSEGKTEAVFQFESRGMQGMLKEAKPSRLEDLIALNALYRPGPMDLIPSFVNRKHGKEVVEYPHPLVEPVLSETYGIMVYQEQVMQTAQVLGGYSLGGADMLRRAMGKKKAEEMAEHREIFRKGAAEKNISQEKADEVFDLMEKFAGYGFNKSHAAAYSLLAYHTGWLKVHYTAEFFCANMTVEMDDTDKLKVLFEDAHKMGLTFEPPDVNRGRYRFEPVTDKIIRYGLGAVKGTGQQAIEAIVAAREGRGDGPQGSTTGPFKSLFEFCLRVDKARMNKRSVEALIKAGAFDSIHLNRAALVASIDRAFDFAAATLANVNQGGLFDMMGDDAHGSSTQEPDLVDAVPWGVKERLTLEKTAVGFYLSGHLFDEVASEVRRFVRTQIDELLDSRDSQILAGIISDFRVINGQRGKLALFKLDDKSAVIEASADEALLNTYRNELKEDEFVVMMGRLQLDHFSGGLRVKVQQVWDLAGARCRFGKYLHVLVGDKAPDVPRLVRDFPARREEVPEGELVHGLRVRMGVRCAAEDAAAVAELQLGESARFYPTDAALAAWTAQAGSGSATVVYE from the coding sequence ATGTTTGTTCATTTGCGCCTGCACACCGAGTTTTCCGTCGTTGACGGAACCAATCGAATTGATAAGGTGGCCAAGGCCGCTGCCCAGGACGGACAGCCTGCGCTTGCCATCACGGATCTCAACAACCTCTTTGGTGCGATCAAGTTTTACAAGGAAGCCCGGGGCAAAGGAGTCAAGCCCATCCTTGGCGCGGAGATTTTTCTGGAGGCCGAGGGCGGCGGTGCTCCGTCGCGCGTCATCGTTCTGGTGCAAAGTCGCCAGGGCTATCTCAATTTGTCCGAGTTGTTGGCCCGCGCCTGGACGCGCAACGTCGTCAAGAACCTGGCCCTATGCACCTGGGCCTGGCTGGAGGAGCTTTCCGAAGGGTTGATTGCCCTGGCGGGAGCTCAGGCGGGCCCGGTGGGTCAGGCGCTGCTCAAAGGCGACGAATCCGGTGCCGCGGATATCGCATTGCGGCTGGCGGGGATTTTTCCGCACCGGTTTTATATTGAGCTGCAGCGTGCGGGCCGTGTGGATGATGAAAGCCATGTGCTCGCCGCCGCTCAGTTGGCGGCACGGCTGAACCTGCCAGTGGTTGCCACGCACCCGGTGCAGTTTGCTGCAGCGGATGACTATGAGGCGCATGAAGCCCGCATCTGTATCGCCGAAGGTGAGATCCTTGCGAACCCCCGCCGGGTGCGCAAGTTCACCCGGGACCAGTATTTCAAGTCGTCGGCAGAAATGCAGGCGCTGTTCGCGGACCTGCCATCGGCCATCGCCAACACGGTGGAAATCGCGCAGCGATGCAACCTTACTCTGGTGCTTGGCAAACCGCAGTTGCCAGACTTTCCTACCCCCAACGGGATGCCGATCGAAGAATACTTTCGCATTGCGTCTTTCGAAGGGCTTGAAGCGAGGCTGGAGTTGCTGTACCCCAACACCACAGAGCGCGACCGGCAGCGCGCGCGCTATGAGGAGCGCCTGAAATTCGAGATTGGGACCATTTTGAAAATGGGCTTCCCAGGATACTTTCTGATCGTGGGCGACTTCATCCAGTGGGCCAAGAACAATGGCTGCCCCGTCGGGCCTGGGCGAGGCTCCGGTGCGGGCTCGCTGGTGGCCTATGCGCTCAAGATCACCGATCTGGACCCGCTGGAATACAACCTGCTGTTTGAGCGGTTTCTGAACCCCGAGCGGGTGTCCATGCCCGACTTTGACATCGATTTTTGCCAGTCCAACCGTGACCGTGTCATCGACTACGTCAAGGACAAGTACGGCAAAAATGCGGTGAGCCAGATTGCAACCTTCGGCACCATGGCTGCGAAGGCGGCGATCCGCGACGTGGGCCGCGTCATGGACATGAGCTACACCTTCTGCGACGGCATTTCCAAGCTGGTTCCCGGCAAGCCGGGGATGTCTTACACCCTGCAGTACCCGCCAGACCCGAAAAAAGAAGGGGACAAGAACAACTACGCGCTGGAACTGGAGCCCCTGCTCTACGAGCGAGTGCGCAAGGAGGAAGACGTCAAAACGGTCATCGAGATGGCCCAGAAGCTCGAAGGCATGACGCGCAATATCGGCATGCACGCGGGGGGGGTGCTCATCGCGCCAGGCAAGCTGACGGATTTTTGTCCGCTCTACCAACAGCCGGGCAGCGAGTCTGCAGTGAGCCAGTACGACAAGGACGACGTAGAGGCCATTGGCCTGGTGAAGTTTGACTTTTTGGGTCTTGCCACGCTCACCATTCTGGAGATTGCGCGCGAGTTCATTGCCAAACGCCACAAGGGGCAAGAAAACTTCACCTTCGAAACCATTCCGCTGGACGACGGTCCGACTTACCGGCTGTTCTCCGAGGGTAAAACCGAAGCCGTGTTCCAGTTTGAAAGCCGTGGCATGCAGGGCATGCTCAAAGAGGCCAAGCCGAGCCGACTGGAAGACCTGATTGCGCTGAACGCGCTGTACCGCCCGGGGCCCATGGACCTGATCCCCAGCTTCGTGAACCGTAAGCACGGCAAGGAAGTGGTGGAGTACCCGCACCCCCTGGTGGAACCCGTGCTGTCAGAGACCTACGGGATCATGGTGTACCAGGAGCAGGTGATGCAGACTGCCCAGGTCCTGGGAGGCTACAGCCTGGGTGGTGCCGACATGCTGCGCCGTGCCATGGGCAAAAAGAAGGCCGAGGAGATGGCCGAGCACCGGGAGATCTTCCGCAAGGGCGCAGCAGAAAAGAACATCAGCCAGGAAAAGGCTGACGAAGTGTTCGACTTGATGGAGAAATTCGCGGGCTACGGCTTCAACAAGTCGCATGCGGCTGCCTACTCGCTCTTGGCGTACCACACCGGCTGGCTGAAGGTGCATTACACGGCGGAGTTCTTCTGCGCCAACATGACCGTGGAAATGGACGACACCGACAAGCTCAAGGTGCTGTTCGAAGATGCCCACAAGATGGGGCTCACGTTTGAACCGCCGGATGTCAATCGTGGCCGCTACCGGTTCGAGCCGGTGACCGACAAGATCATTCGCTATGGCCTGGGCGCCGTGAAAGGCACAGGCCAGCAGGCCATCGAGGCGATCGTGGCTGCGCGCGAAGGGCGGGGCGACGGGCCGCAGGGCTCCACCACCGGCCCCTTCAAGAGCTTGTTTGAGTTTTGTCTGCGTGTGGACAAGGCGCGCATGAACAAACGTTCGGTGGAAGCATTGATCAAGGCCGGTGCCTTTGATTCGATCCACCTCAACCGTGCGGCCCTCGTGGCCTCCATTGACCGGGCATTTGACTTTGCGGCAGCGACGCTGGCCAATGTCAATCAAGGGGGGCTGTTTGACATGATGGGCGACGACGCCCATGGCTCCAGCACCCAGGAGCCTGATTTGGTCGACGCCGTGCCCTGGGGCGTCAAGGAGCGACTCACGCTGGAGAAGACGGCGGTGGGTTTTTACCTGTCCGGCCACCTGTTCGATGAAGTGGCCTCGGAAGTGCGTCGCTTTGTGCGCACCCAGATCGACGAGCTGCTGGACAGCCGCGATTCGCAGATTCTGGCGGGCATCATCAGCGACTTCCGTGTCATTAACGGCCAGCGCGGCAAGCTGGCCCTGTTCAAGCTGGATGACAAGTCTGCGGTCATCGAAGCTTCCGCTGATGAGGCCTTGCTCAATACCTATCGCAACGAACTGAAAGAGGATGAGTTCGTGGTGATGATGGGCCGGCTGCAACTGGACCATTTCAGCGGCGGCCTGCGGGTGAAGGTGCAGCAGGTGTGGGATCTGGCGGGCGCACGGTGCCGGTTTGGGAAATACCTGCATGTGCTTGTGGGGGACAAAGCTCCCGATGTTCCGCGGCTGGTGCGCGATTTTCCTGCGCGGCGCGAAGAGGTCCCCGAGGGCGAGTTGGTGCATGGCCTGCGCGTGCGCATGGGCGTGCGGTGCGCTGCGGAAGATGCTGCTGCGGTGGCTGAGCTGCAACTGGGAGAAAGCGCTCGTTTTTATCCGACAGACGCAGCGCTGGCCGCGTGGACGGCACAGGCAGGCTCCGGTTCTGCGACCGTGGTGTACGAGTAG
- the clpS gene encoding ATP-dependent Clp protease adapter ClpS: MIFMATKPPQPPAAPSVTRPARDDGGSVVLERRTQKTQPPQMYQVVMLNDDYTPMEFVIVVLQEFFSKDREQATQIMLKIHLDGKGVCGVYSRDVAATKVEQVLDAALKAGHPLQCVSEPVE, translated from the coding sequence ATGATTTTCATGGCAACAAAACCACCTCAACCCCCTGCCGCACCGTCGGTCACCCGGCCCGCGCGGGATGATGGCGGTTCGGTCGTGCTCGAGAGGCGCACACAAAAGACCCAGCCGCCCCAGATGTACCAGGTGGTCATGCTCAATGACGACTACACGCCGATGGAGTTTGTCATCGTGGTCTTGCAGGAGTTTTTCAGCAAGGACCGTGAGCAGGCCACCCAAATCATGCTCAAGATCCATCTCGATGGCAAAGGCGTGTGCGGCGTGTACTCGCGCGATGTGGCAGCCACCAAGGTGGAGCAGGTGCTCGATGCAGCCCTCAAGGCGGGCCACCCACTGCAATGTGTCAGTGAGCCTGTTGAATAA